Proteins from one Choloepus didactylus isolate mChoDid1 chromosome 4, mChoDid1.pri, whole genome shotgun sequence genomic window:
- the DLK1 gene encoding protein delta homolog 1 yields MTATGALLHVLLLLLAFGPSAHGAECHPPCHPLNGFCADDNVCRCQSGWSGPLCNDCVPLPGCVNGICSDEPGKCVCKDGWDGELCDIDIRPCTSTPCANNGTCVNLEGGRHECSCAPGFAGRLCEKKAGPCLVNGSPCQHGGTCVDDEGQASHATCLCPPGFSGNFCEIVANSCTPNPCENKGICTDIGGDFRCRCPAGFIDKTCSRPVTICASNPCQNGGTCLQHSQVSYECLCKLEFTGLTCAKKRAPGAPQVVRLPSGYGLTYRLTPGVHEVPVPQPEHRILKVSMKELNRSTPLLSEGQALCFTILGVLTGLVVLATVGIIFLNKCEAWVSNLRYKHMLRKKKDLLLQYNSGEDLAVNIIFPEKIGMATFSKEAGDEEI; encoded by the exons ATGACCGCGACCGGAGCCCTCCTGCACGTCCTCTTGCTCCTGCTGGCCTTCGGCCccagcgcccatg GAGCTGAATGCCACCCGCCTTGCCACCCCCTAAATGGATTCTGCGCAGATGACAATGTTTGCAG GTGCCAGTCTGGCTGGAGTGGTCCCCTGTGTAATGACTGCGTGCCCCTTCCTGGTTGTGTCAATGGGATCTGCTCTGACGAACCTGGAAAGTGCGTTTGCAAAGATGGCTGGGACGGGGAACTCTGCGACATAG atatcCGGCCTTGCACCTCCACCCCCTGTGCCAACAACGGGACCTGTGTGAACCTCGAGGGGGGCCGCCACGAGTGCTCCTGCGCCCCCGGTTTCGCGGGGCGGCTCTGTGAGAAGAAGGCTGGCCCCTGCCTGGTCAACGG CTCCCCCTGCCAGCACGGAGGCACCTGCGTGGATGACGAGGGCCAGGCTTCCCATGCCACCTGCCTGTGCCCCCCCGGCTTCTCGGGCAATTTCTGCGAGATCGTGGCCAACAGCTGCACCCCAAACCCGTGCGAGAACAAGGGCATCTGCACCGACATCGGGGGCGACTTCCGCTGCCGCTGCCCGGCTGGCTTCATTGACAAAACCTGCAGCCGCCCCGTGACCATCTGCGCCAGCAACCCCTGCCAGAACGGGGGCACCTGCCTGCAGCACTCCCAGGTGAGCTATGAGTGTCTGTGCAAGCTCGAGTTCACAGGTCTCACCTGCGCCAAGAAGCGGGCGCCCGGGGCCCCACAGGTCGTCCGGCTGCCCAGCGGCTACGGGCTGACCTACCGCCTGACGCCCGGGGTGCACGAGGTGCCCGTGCCGCAGCCCGAGCACCGCATCCTGAAGGTGTCCATGAAGGAGCTCAACCGGAGCACCCCGCTGCTCAGCGAGGGCCAGGCCCTCTGCTTCACCATCCTGGGCGTGCTCACCGGTCTCGTGGTGCTGGCCACCGTGGGCATCATCTTCCTCAACAAGTGCGAGGCCTGGGTGTCCAACCTGCGCTACAAGCACATGCTGCGCAAGAAGAAAGACCTCCTGCTGCAGTACAACAGCGGGGAGGACCTGGCCGTCAACATCATCTTCCCCGAGAAGATCGGCATGGCCACGTTCAGCAAGGAGGCTGGCGACGAGGAGATCTAA